A region of Vibrio chagasii DNA encodes the following proteins:
- the ald gene encoding alanine dehydrogenase, with amino-acid sequence MIIGVPKEIKNHEYRVGMTPASVRELISHGHQVFVETNAGTGIGFSDDDYIAVGASILPTAADVFAKAEMIVKVKEPQAVERAMLREGQILFTYLHLAPDFPQTEELIKSKAVCVAYETVTDNMGRLPLLAPMSEVAGRMSIQAGAQTLEKSNGGCGLLLGGVPGVEPAKVVVVGGGVVGANAARMAVGLRADVTILDRNVDTLRRLDEEFQGRAKVVYSTEDAIEKHVLEADLVIGAVLIPGAAAPKLVTKEHIAKMKPGSAVVDVAIDQGGCFETSHATTHAEPTYIVDDVVHYCVANMPGAVARTSTYALNNATLPYIVKLANKGYREALLSDKGFLEGLNVIHGKVTCKEVAESFDLEYVDPAEAIAMFN; translated from the coding sequence ATGATCATTGGCGTACCTAAGGAAATCAAAAACCACGAATACCGCGTTGGTATGACCCCAGCTAGCGTGAGAGAACTAATCTCACACGGCCACCAAGTTTTTGTTGAAACCAATGCCGGTACTGGTATCGGTTTTTCAGACGATGATTACATCGCTGTAGGCGCATCCATTCTTCCTACTGCTGCTGACGTTTTCGCGAAAGCAGAGATGATTGTAAAGGTTAAAGAACCTCAAGCTGTCGAGCGAGCTATGCTTCGCGAAGGGCAAATATTATTTACTTATTTACACCTTGCACCAGATTTTCCACAAACTGAAGAGCTTATCAAGAGCAAAGCTGTCTGCGTAGCCTATGAGACTGTAACAGATAATATGGGTCGCTTGCCACTATTAGCACCAATGTCTGAAGTAGCTGGTCGCATGTCTATTCAAGCAGGTGCACAAACTTTAGAGAAATCTAACGGTGGTTGTGGTCTTCTTCTAGGCGGCGTTCCAGGTGTTGAACCTGCGAAAGTTGTTGTTGTTGGCGGCGGTGTTGTAGGTGCTAACGCAGCACGTATGGCTGTTGGCCTTCGCGCTGATGTAACGATTCTTGACCGTAACGTAGACACGCTTCGTCGCCTTGACGAAGAGTTCCAAGGTCGCGCAAAAGTGGTTTATTCTACTGAAGACGCTATCGAGAAGCATGTTCTAGAAGCGGACCTAGTGATTGGTGCAGTACTGATCCCAGGTGCAGCAGCGCCTAAACTGGTGACAAAAGAGCACATCGCTAAGATGAAACCAGGTTCAGCTGTTGTTGACGTTGCAATCGACCAAGGTGGTTGTTTCGAAACGTCTCACGCGACAACTCACGCAGAACCAACTTACATCGTTGATGACGTAGTTCACTACTGTGTTGCAAACATGCCTGGCGCTGTTGCTCGCACTTCAACTTACGCACTAAACAATGCAACACTTCCTTACATTGTTAAGCTAGCGAACAAAGGTTACCGCGAAGCACTTCTATCAGACAAAGGCTTCCTAGAAGGTCTTAACGTGATTCACGGTAAAGTGACTTGTAAAGAAGTTGCAGAGAGCTTTGACCTAGAATACGTAGATCCAGCTGAAGCTATCGCGATGTTCAACTAA
- a CDS encoding DNA translocase FtsK 4TM domain-containing protein, with product MFKQSSNKVETIIKTSEEPQSSRLNGSQRLKECSLILGVLFSILLAVALLTFSPADPSWSQTAWGGDIQNAGGYLGAWLADTLFFVFGSLAYPLPILVTVAAWVLFRKRNEDEQIDFMLWGTRLLGLTVLILTSCGLADINFDDIWYFSSGGVVGDVLTSLALPTLNILGSTLVLLFLWGAGFTLLTGISWLRIVEWLGEGAIKLFTSAVNKARGQDQELLEPELKESADRDPQQDSRQQPIYNEDVIEESGTASEALDPAMSFSATNGPSDTANRVSGEGASEKRHYNIHMPAEAPAKQQAPVSQDPVSRVTQPPVVPQPEKPIAAAPVYQAPQEPLEEGVERSKQLNATIEQLESAAMYEDDLAEQDQTDAHESQVAYQQYMQQEQESVSPAEPVVEESAETVLDEQYAQPEIENEAQASTEFDADDVQPESLYASPMGEPEADTQDDFSAHSAPFDVSEEQGYEQSSEFDSETVESDIEEQPESFSYQQEQTAQPAVADEEQVIDLPWEEVTEDQDLNQDKDVAAFQNIVSEAQANMAAAQNPFLVQQEVNLPKPAEPLPTLDLLFHPEKRETFIDRDALEAIARLVESKLADYKIKADVVDIFPGPVITRFELDLAPGVKVSRISGLSMDLARSLSALAVRVVEVIPGKPYVGLELPNMSRQTVFFSDVVSSEQFQEAKSPTTVVLGQDIAGEAVIADLAKMPHVLVAGTTGSGKSVGVNVMILSMLYKASPEDVRFIMIDPKMLELSVYEGIPHLLSEVVTDMKDASNALRWCVGEMERRYKLMSALGVRNIKGYNDKLKMAADAGHPIHDPLWKPGDSMDPEAPLLEKLPYIVVIVDEFADLIMVVGKKVEELIARLAQKARAAGVHLILATQRPSVDVITGLIKANIPTRVAFTVSTKTDSRTILDQGGAESLLGMGDMLYLPPGSSHTIRVHGAFASDDDVHAVVNNWKARGKPNYIDEITNGEQTPETLLPGEKMEGDEEVDPLFDQVVEHVVHSRRGSVSGVQRRFKIGYNRAARIVEQLEAQGIVSAPGHNGNREVLAPAPPKE from the coding sequence ATGTTCAAGCAGAGCAGTAATAAAGTAGAAACAATCATTAAAACGAGTGAAGAGCCCCAGTCTTCTCGTTTGAATGGTTCTCAACGCCTTAAAGAGTGCAGCCTGATACTGGGTGTTCTTTTCTCTATTCTACTTGCCGTTGCGTTATTAACCTTTAGCCCTGCCGATCCTTCATGGTCGCAAACCGCGTGGGGTGGTGACATTCAAAACGCAGGTGGCTATCTAGGTGCATGGCTAGCAGATACGCTTTTCTTTGTATTTGGCTCTCTGGCTTATCCACTGCCTATCTTAGTGACCGTTGCCGCATGGGTCTTATTCCGTAAGCGTAATGAAGACGAACAGATCGACTTTATGTTGTGGGGCACCCGTTTACTTGGCTTAACGGTGCTTATCCTGACCAGTTGTGGTTTGGCTGACATTAACTTCGATGATATCTGGTACTTCTCGTCAGGTGGCGTGGTTGGTGACGTATTAACGAGCCTTGCACTGCCAACGCTGAATATTCTGGGTAGTACGCTTGTGCTTCTTTTCCTTTGGGGTGCAGGCTTTACGCTTTTAACCGGTATCTCTTGGTTGAGAATTGTGGAATGGCTAGGTGAAGGTGCGATTAAGCTCTTTACTTCAGCGGTAAATAAAGCACGTGGTCAAGACCAAGAATTGCTTGAGCCAGAATTGAAAGAGTCGGCAGACCGAGATCCACAGCAAGATAGCCGTCAACAGCCAATCTACAATGAAGATGTCATCGAGGAGTCTGGTACGGCATCGGAAGCTCTCGATCCTGCAATGAGCTTCTCAGCGACCAATGGACCTTCTGATACTGCTAATAGAGTATCTGGTGAAGGCGCATCAGAAAAACGTCATTACAATATTCATATGCCTGCGGAAGCGCCGGCTAAGCAGCAAGCTCCGGTTTCTCAAGACCCCGTTTCTCGAGTGACTCAACCGCCTGTTGTTCCTCAACCAGAAAAACCAATTGCTGCCGCTCCCGTTTACCAAGCGCCACAAGAGCCATTGGAAGAGGGCGTCGAGCGTTCTAAGCAGTTGAATGCGACGATTGAGCAGCTAGAAAGTGCTGCAATGTATGAAGATGATCTTGCTGAACAAGATCAGACAGATGCCCATGAATCTCAAGTTGCTTATCAACAATATATGCAGCAAGAGCAGGAATCAGTTAGTCCAGCTGAGCCTGTTGTAGAAGAGAGCGCTGAAACAGTTCTTGATGAACAATATGCACAACCAGAGATTGAGAATGAAGCTCAAGCGTCTACAGAGTTTGATGCTGACGACGTTCAGCCTGAATCTTTGTATGCCTCACCTATGGGTGAACCAGAAGCTGATACTCAAGATGATTTCTCAGCGCACAGTGCACCATTTGATGTGTCTGAAGAGCAAGGATACGAGCAGTCTTCTGAATTCGATTCTGAAACAGTAGAGAGTGATATCGAAGAACAACCTGAATCATTCTCTTATCAGCAAGAGCAAACAGCGCAACCTGCCGTTGCGGATGAAGAGCAGGTGATTGACCTTCCTTGGGAAGAAGTAACGGAAGATCAAGATCTGAATCAGGATAAAGACGTTGCGGCCTTCCAGAATATTGTTTCTGAAGCTCAAGCGAATATGGCAGCTGCACAAAACCCATTCTTGGTTCAGCAGGAAGTTAACTTGCCGAAACCGGCAGAGCCGCTACCGACACTGGATCTATTGTTCCACCCAGAGAAGCGTGAAACATTCATCGACCGCGATGCACTAGAAGCGATCGCTCGTTTGGTTGAATCCAAGCTAGCTGACTACAAGATTAAAGCGGATGTTGTTGATATCTTCCCTGGTCCAGTAATTACACGCTTCGAGTTAGATTTGGCTCCAGGTGTGAAAGTAAGCCGTATTTCTGGCCTTTCTATGGACTTGGCTCGCTCATTGTCTGCGTTGGCAGTACGTGTTGTTGAAGTAATCCCGGGTAAACCTTATGTCGGTTTAGAACTGCCAAACATGAGTCGTCAAACCGTATTCTTCTCAGACGTAGTGAGCAGCGAGCAGTTCCAAGAAGCGAAATCACCAACGACGGTGGTATTAGGACAAGATATTGCAGGTGAAGCTGTGATTGCTGACCTAGCTAAGATGCCACACGTTCTGGTTGCGGGTACTACAGGTTCTGGTAAATCGGTGGGTGTGAACGTAATGATCTTGAGTATGCTGTATAAGGCATCGCCTGAAGACGTTCGTTTCATCATGATTGACCCGAAAATGCTTGAGCTTTCTGTATATGAGGGTATTCCTCATCTACTATCTGAAGTGGTTACCGACATGAAAGATGCGTCGAATGCGCTTCGCTGGTGTGTTGGTGAAATGGAACGTCGTTACAAGCTGATGTCAGCACTTGGTGTTCGTAACATTAAAGGCTACAACGACAAGCTTAAGATGGCTGCCGATGCAGGTCACCCAATCCACGATCCATTGTGGAAACCAGGTGATAGCATGGACCCAGAAGCGCCATTACTTGAAAAACTGCCTTACATTGTGGTTATCGTCGATGAATTTGCCGACTTAATCATGGTAGTAGGTAAGAAAGTAGAAGAACTGATTGCCCGCTTGGCACAAAAAGCTCGTGCGGCAGGTGTTCACTTGATTCTTGCGACTCAGCGCCCATCGGTTGACGTTATTACCGGTCTGATTAAAGCCAACATTCCAACGCGTGTTGCCTTTACCGTATCAACTAAGACTGACTCTCGAACCATTCTTGACCAAGGTGGTGCAGAATCGCTGCTTGGTATGGGTGATATGCTTTACTTACCGCCAGGTTCTAGCCATACAATCCGTGTTCATGGTGCGTTTGCGTCAGATGATGATGTACACGCAGTGGTAAATAACTGGAAGGCACGTGGTAAACCAAACTACATTGATGAAATTACCAATGGTGAGCAAACGCCTGAAACCTTGCTTCCGGGTGAGAAGATGGAAGGTGATGAAGAGGTTGATCCTCTGTTTGATCAAGTAGTCGAGCACGTTGTTCATTCTCGTCGTGGTTCAGTTTCTGGTGTACAACGTCGATTCAAGATCGGTTACAACCGAGCGGCACGAATTGTGGAGCAGCTTGAGGCGCAAGGCATTGTAAGTGCTCCGGGTCATAACGGTAACCGAGAAGTCTTGGCTCCAGCACCGCCGAAAGAGTAA
- the bioA gene encoding adenosylmethionine--8-amino-7-oxononanoate transaminase has protein sequence MDLAFDRQHIWHPYTSTLTPLTCYPVTNADGVYLELEGENRIIDGMSSWWSTIHGYNHPVLNEAAHSQIEKVSHVMFGGITHQPAIDLCKKLLKLAPDNLEHVFLADSGSVAVEVSLKMALQFWHAKGQPRSKFLTLRDGYHGDTFAAMSVTDPDNSMHSLYKGFLPEHIFAGSPKTGFWDEWNPSDIDSFREKLSAHHEEVAAVILEPIVQGAGGMRIYHPEFLKQVRLLCDEFNVLLILDEIATGFGRTGKLFACEHADIQPDILCVGKALTGGYMTLSATLASKEVADTVCGGEAGCFMHGPTFMGNPLACAVGAASLSLIEQGHWQKQTLQIEQLFSELLPPLLKHELVKDVRWLGAIGVVETHSPVEMETIQAHFVEQGVWIRPFGRLIYMMPPFISEPQHIEKLVAAIDTALQNTHCFK, from the coding sequence ATGGATCTCGCCTTTGATCGCCAGCATATCTGGCATCCCTACACATCAACGTTAACACCTCTGACCTGCTATCCTGTTACCAATGCAGACGGCGTTTACCTAGAACTAGAAGGCGAAAATCGAATTATTGATGGCATGTCCTCTTGGTGGTCAACGATCCACGGATACAATCATCCGGTCTTAAATGAAGCAGCGCACAGCCAAATCGAAAAGGTTTCACACGTGATGTTTGGTGGCATCACCCACCAGCCCGCTATCGATTTATGTAAGAAGCTTCTTAAGCTAGCACCAGACAATCTAGAACACGTATTTTTGGCTGATTCGGGCTCAGTTGCGGTAGAAGTGAGCCTAAAAATGGCACTTCAGTTTTGGCATGCGAAAGGGCAACCTCGCTCTAAATTCTTAACGCTGAGAGATGGTTATCATGGTGACACGTTCGCTGCGATGTCAGTGACAGACCCCGATAACTCAATGCACAGTCTCTATAAGGGCTTTTTACCTGAGCATATTTTCGCTGGCTCACCAAAGACAGGCTTTTGGGATGAGTGGAACCCAAGTGACATTGATAGTTTTCGTGAAAAGCTATCCGCACACCATGAAGAAGTCGCTGCCGTGATCTTAGAGCCGATTGTTCAAGGCGCTGGCGGTATGCGTATTTACCACCCTGAGTTCTTAAAACAAGTTCGCTTGCTTTGTGACGAGTTTAACGTGCTGTTAATTTTGGATGAGATTGCGACCGGCTTTGGCCGCACAGGTAAATTGTTTGCCTGCGAGCATGCAGATATTCAACCGGATATTTTGTGTGTCGGCAAAGCGCTGACTGGTGGTTACATGACGCTTTCCGCAACACTAGCAAGTAAAGAAGTCGCAGACACCGTATGTGGAGGTGAAGCAGGTTGCTTTATGCACGGCCCAACTTTTATGGGTAACCCATTAGCTTGTGCCGTTGGGGCCGCGAGTTTATCCCTAATAGAGCAAGGCCACTGGCAAAAACAAACTCTACAAATTGAACAGCTCTTCTCAGAGCTACTGCCACCGTTGCTCAAACATGAACTGGTTAAAGACGTTCGTTGGTTAGGCGCTATTGGCGTCGTAGAGACCCACTCGCCTGTCGAAATGGAAACTATACAGGCTCACTTTGTCGAGCAAGGTGTTTGGATTCGTCCATTCGGAAGGTTAATTTATATGATGCCTCCGTTTATTAGCGAACCACAACATATCGAAAAATTGGTCGCTGCTATCGACACTGCATTACAAAATACTCATTGCTTTAAATAG
- the lrp gene encoding leucine-responsive transcriptional regulator Lrp, protein MADNYKKPSKELDRIDRNILNELQKDGRISNVELSKRVGLSPTPCLERVRRLERQGYITGYTALLNPQYLDASLLVFVEITLNRGAPDVFEQFNTAVQKLDDIQECHLVSGDFDYLLKTRVSDMGAYRKLLGDTLLRLPGVNDTRTYVVMEEVKQTNQLVIKTR, encoded by the coding sequence ATGGCAGACAATTATAAGAAGCCGTCCAAGGAACTAGATCGTATTGACCGCAACATTCTTAATGAGTTGCAAAAAGACGGTCGTATCTCGAACGTTGAACTCTCAAAACGAGTAGGACTTTCTCCGACTCCGTGTCTTGAACGTGTTCGTCGTTTAGAACGTCAAGGTTACATTACTGGGTACACAGCGTTGCTGAACCCACAGTACCTTGATGCTTCACTTTTGGTGTTTGTTGAAATCACATTGAACCGCGGTGCGCCAGATGTGTTCGAACAATTCAACACCGCTGTGCAGAAACTGGATGACATCCAAGAGTGTCATTTAGTGTCGGGTGACTTTGACTATCTTCTAAAAACACGTGTATCTGATATGGGTGCTTACCGTAAGCTACTGGGTGATACGTTACTTCGTCTACCGGGCGTAAACGACACTCGAACTTACGTGGTAATGGAAGAAGTGAAACAAACCAATCAACTTGTGATTAAAACTCGTTAG
- the serS gene encoding serine--tRNA ligase: MLDSKLLRAELDETAAKLARRGFALDVETIRELEEKRKSLQMKTEELQALRNSRSKSIGQAKAKGDHEEAERILAEVGNLGAELDQAKAALAELQSDLETITMSIPNLPDESVPEGKDEDDNVEVSRWGQPKTYDFEVKDHVDLGEMSGGLDFASAVKISGSRFIVMKGKFARLHRAIAQFMLDLHTDEHGYTEMYVPYLVNHDSLYGTGQLPKFGEDLFHTSPLTEQVSDVPLKTLSLIPTAEVPVTNMVRDTITDEAELPLKMTAHTPCFRSEAGSYGRDTRGLIRMHQFDKVELVQITKPEDSMAALEELTGHAEKVLQLLELPYRKVVLCTGDMGFGAAKTYDLEVWVPAQETYREISSCSNMWDFQARRMQARFRRKGEKKPELVHTLNGSGLAVGRTMVAILENNQEADGRIAIPAVLQPYMGGVTHIG; encoded by the coding sequence ATGCTGGATTCTAAATTACTTCGAGCTGAGCTGGATGAAACAGCGGCAAAATTAGCACGTCGAGGCTTCGCCCTTGATGTAGAGACAATTCGTGAACTTGAAGAAAAACGTAAGTCCCTTCAGATGAAAACTGAAGAGCTACAAGCGTTACGTAACTCTCGATCGAAGTCCATTGGTCAAGCGAAAGCAAAAGGCGACCATGAAGAAGCTGAGCGTATCCTTGCTGAAGTAGGCAACTTAGGCGCAGAACTAGACCAAGCTAAAGCAGCATTGGCTGAGCTTCAATCTGATCTAGAAACGATCACTATGTCTATTCCAAACCTGCCAGACGAGTCTGTGCCAGAAGGTAAAGACGAAGATGATAACGTTGAAGTTTCTCGTTGGGGTCAACCTAAGACTTACGACTTTGAAGTGAAAGATCACGTTGATCTTGGCGAAATGTCTGGTGGTCTTGATTTTGCTAGCGCAGTAAAAATCTCTGGTTCTCGTTTCATCGTGATGAAAGGCAAATTTGCACGTCTACACCGTGCGATTGCTCAGTTCATGTTGGACCTTCACACTGATGAGCACGGTTACACAGAAATGTACGTACCGTACCTAGTGAACCACGATAGCCTATACGGCACCGGTCAACTTCCTAAGTTTGGCGAAGACTTGTTCCACACAAGCCCGCTAACTGAGCAAGTAAGTGATGTCCCTCTTAAGACGCTATCACTTATCCCTACTGCGGAAGTACCTGTAACAAACATGGTTCGTGATACCATTACAGACGAAGCTGAACTGCCACTTAAGATGACAGCTCACACTCCATGTTTCCGTTCTGAAGCGGGTTCTTACGGTCGTGACACTCGCGGTCTTATCCGTATGCACCAATTCGACAAAGTTGAACTAGTACAAATCACTAAGCCAGAAGACTCAATGGCAGCTCTTGAAGAGCTAACAGGTCACGCTGAGAAAGTACTTCAACTTCTAGAGCTTCCTTACCGCAAAGTGGTTCTATGTACTGGTGACATGGGCTTCGGCGCCGCGAAAACTTACGACTTAGAAGTATGGGTTCCAGCACAAGAGACTTACCGTGAAATCTCTTCTTGTTCAAACATGTGGGATTTCCAAGCTCGTCGTATGCAAGCTCGTTTCCGTCGTAAAGGCGAGAAGAAACCTGAACTTGTGCACACACTAAACGGTTCTGGTCTGGCTGTTGGTCGTACTATGGTTGCGATTCTTGAGAACAACCAAGAAGCAGATGGCCGTATTGCTATCCCAGCAGTACTTCAGCCATACATGGGCGGCGTAACGCACATCGGCTAA
- a CDS encoding DksA/TraR family C4-type zinc finger protein: MAVGWAGDDSVSQQIQNTIDDEISRVRGNLRGGESLRYCDECGDEIPEKRRLAIKGVRLCIECQSLLEHDAHRHSLFNRRASKDSQLR, translated from the coding sequence ATGGCCGTAGGATGGGCTGGAGACGACAGCGTCAGCCAGCAAATACAAAACACCATCGATGATGAGATCTCTCGTGTAAGAGGAAACCTTAGAGGTGGTGAGAGTTTGCGTTATTGTGATGAGTGTGGCGACGAGATACCAGAAAAAAGACGACTCGCGATAAAAGGCGTTCGTTTGTGTATCGAATGTCAGTCATTATTAGAGCACGACGCACATCGACATTCATTGTTTAACCGTCGAGCAAGTAAAGATAGTCAATTACGTTAA
- a CDS encoding replication-associated recombination protein A: MSNYSLDFAGDEDFRPLAARMRPETVEQYIGQQHILGPGKPLRRALEAGHIHSMILWGPPGTGKTTLAEVAANYANAEVERVSAVTSGVKDIRIAIEKARENKQAGRRTILFVDEVHRFNKSQQDAFLPHIEDGTVTFIGATTENPSFELNNALLSRARVYKLTSLNTDDIATVIRQAIEDKQRGLGDVPAHFADNVLDRLAELVNGDARMSLNYLELLYDMAEDNDKGEKSITLQLLAEVAGEKVARFDNKGDIWYDLISAVHKSIRGSKPDAALYWSARMIAAGCDPLYIVRRLLAIASEDIGNADPRAMQVAMSAWDCFTRIGPAEGERAIAQAVVYLACAPKSNAVYTAWKQALTDAHNLPEYEVPHHLRNAPTTLMKDMGYGQEYRYAHDEPGAYAAGEKYLPPEMGEKQYYFPTKRGLETKIGEKLDYLADLDAKSPQKRYEK, from the coding sequence TTGAGTAATTACAGCTTAGATTTTGCAGGGGACGAAGATTTTCGTCCCCTTGCTGCTCGTATGAGACCAGAAACTGTAGAACAGTATATTGGTCAGCAGCACATATTAGGTCCAGGTAAACCCCTTCGTAGAGCCCTTGAAGCGGGCCATATCCACTCGATGATTTTGTGGGGGCCTCCTGGCACAGGTAAAACCACGCTCGCAGAAGTCGCCGCCAATTATGCTAATGCAGAAGTGGAGCGTGTCTCTGCCGTGACATCGGGTGTGAAAGACATTCGCATCGCGATCGAAAAAGCCCGTGAAAACAAGCAAGCAGGGCGTAGAACCATCTTGTTTGTGGATGAGGTCCATCGCTTTAACAAAAGCCAGCAAGATGCGTTTCTGCCTCACATTGAGGACGGTACGGTTACCTTCATTGGTGCGACGACCGAAAATCCTTCTTTCGAGTTAAACAACGCTCTGTTATCTCGTGCGCGAGTGTACAAGCTGACTTCTCTCAATACCGATGATATTGCGACGGTAATACGCCAAGCGATTGAAGATAAGCAGCGTGGTCTTGGTGACGTTCCTGCTCACTTTGCTGACAATGTTTTGGATCGCTTAGCTGAGTTAGTGAACGGTGACGCGCGTATGTCGCTCAACTACCTTGAGCTGCTGTATGACATGGCTGAAGACAACGACAAAGGCGAGAAGTCGATTACCTTACAGTTACTTGCTGAAGTTGCAGGTGAGAAAGTGGCTCGCTTTGATAACAAGGGTGATATTTGGTACGACCTAATATCCGCTGTTCATAAATCGATTCGAGGTTCAAAACCTGACGCGGCCTTGTACTGGTCGGCTCGAATGATTGCGGCAGGCTGTGATCCGCTTTATATCGTTAGGCGCTTATTGGCAATAGCTTCTGAAGATATTGGTAACGCTGACCCTCGTGCCATGCAGGTTGCGATGTCTGCTTGGGATTGCTTTACACGTATTGGTCCTGCTGAGGGAGAACGCGCGATTGCACAGGCGGTTGTTTATTTAGCGTGTGCACCAAAGAGTAACGCGGTTTATACGGCTTGGAAGCAAGCGTTAACCGATGCTCATAATCTTCCTGAGTACGAAGTGCCTCATCATTTGCGAAATGCACCAACAACCTTGATGAAGGACATGGGCTACGGACAAGAATACCGTTATGCTCATGACGAACCGGGAGCCTACGCGGCGGGTGAAAAGTACTTGCCTCCTGAAATGGGAGAGAAGCAATACTATTTCCCAACAAAACGAGGCTTAGAGACCAAAATTGGCGAGAAGCTAGATTATCTGGCGGATTTGGACGCAAAAAGCCCACAAAAACGCTATGAAAAGTAG
- the lolA gene encoding outer membrane lipoprotein chaperone LolA, translated as MKKVFALLFMSFSVFASPKEELSSRLALNAGFSADFKQVVTSPDGDVVMEGEGTVEIARPSLFRWETTFPDENLLVSDGQSLWYYSPFIEQVSIYWQEQATSQTPFVLLTRNQESDWDNYNVAQSGNQFTLTPTAVDSNQGDFQININEKGIVQGFNVIEQDGQKGEFTFSNVNLGKPAADRFTFVAPEGVEVDDQRN; from the coding sequence ATGAAAAAAGTATTCGCACTTTTATTTATGAGCTTCTCAGTGTTTGCTTCTCCGAAAGAAGAGTTGAGTAGCCGCTTGGCATTGAACGCAGGGTTTAGTGCTGACTTTAAACAAGTGGTCACAAGCCCTGATGGTGATGTTGTAATGGAAGGTGAAGGCACGGTTGAAATTGCACGTCCAAGCTTATTCCGTTGGGAAACCACGTTCCCGGATGAAAACCTATTGGTCTCTGACGGTCAGAGTTTGTGGTATTACAGCCCGTTCATTGAGCAAGTTAGTATCTACTGGCAAGAGCAAGCGACATCGCAAACGCCTTTTGTACTACTGACTCGCAACCAAGAAAGCGATTGGGATAACTACAATGTGGCGCAATCGGGTAACCAATTTACATTAACACCAACGGCAGTTGACTCTAATCAGGGCGACTTCCAGATTAACATCAATGAAAAAGGCATTGTTCAGGGCTTTAATGTGATTGAACAAGACGGTCAAAAAGGCGAGTTTACCTTCAGCAATGTAAACCTGGGTAAACCAGCAGCAGACCGCTTTACTTTTGTAGCACCGGAAGGTGTCGAGGTCGACGACCAAAGAAATTGA